One Pseudomonadota bacterium DNA segment encodes these proteins:
- a CDS encoding helix-turn-helix domain-containing protein — protein MDRGFERYCTKFGKHVRQLRLQCGLTQEDMMERGFSLRHYQRIEAGRSVTMYTIWKLARAFGVAPRELLP, from the coding sequence GTGGACCGGGGTTTCGAGCGCTACTGCACCAAGTTCGGCAAACATGTACGACAGTTGCGCCTACAGTGTGGTCTCACCCAAGAGGATATGATGGAGCGGGGTTTCAGCCTGCGGCACTACCAGCGAATCGAGGCGGGCCGTTCGGTGACCATGTACACCATCTGGAAGCTCGCTCGCGCCTTTGGTGTCGCGCCGCGCGAGCTCCTGCCTTAG